A single region of the Rattus rattus isolate New Zealand chromosome 8, Rrattus_CSIRO_v1, whole genome shotgun sequence genome encodes:
- the Hyal1 gene encoding hyaluronidase-1 isoform X2 codes for MKPFSPEVSPDPCPATAAHFLRTYTLFLTLLELAQGCRGSMVSNRPFITVWNADTHWCLKDHGVDVDVSVFDVVANKEQNFQGPNMTIFYREELGTYPYYTPTGEPVFGGLPQNASLVTHLAHAFQDIKAAMPEPDFSGLAVIDWEAWRPRWAFNWDSKDIYQQRSMELVRAEHPDWPETLVEAEAQDQFQEAAQAWMAGTLQLGQVLRPRGLWGYYGFPDCYNYDFLSPNYTGQCSLSIRDQNDQLGWLWNQSYALYPSIYLPAALMGTEKSQMYVRYRVQEAFRLALVSRDPHVPIMPYVQIFYEMTDYLLPLEELEHSLGESAAQGAAGAVLWISSEKTSTKESCQAIKAYMDSTLGPFILNVTSAALLCSEALCSGRGRCVRHPSYPEALLTLNPASFSIEPTHDGRPLSLKGTLSLKDRAQMAMKFKCRCYRGWSGEWCKKQDM; via the exons ATGAAGCCCTTCAGTCCTGAG GTTTCCCCAGACCCATGCCCTGCCACTGCAGCCCACTTCCTTCGCACCTACACACTCTTCCTGACTTTGCTGGAGTTGGCCCAAGGTTGCAGAGGTTCCATGGTATCCAACCGGCCGTTCATCACTGTTTGGAATGCAGACACTCACTGGTGCCTGAAGGACCATGGGGTGGATGTGGATGTCAGTGTCTTCGACGTGGTTGCCAACAAGGAGCAGAATTTCCAAGGCCCTAACATGACTATTTTCTACCGAGAGGAGTTGGGCACCTACCCCTACTATACACCCACCGGGGAACCCGTATTTGGAGGTCTGCCCCAGAATGCCAGCCTGGTTACCCACCTTGCTCACGCATTCCAGGACATCAAGGCTGCCATGCCTGAACCTGACTTCTCGGGACTGGCGGTCATTGATTGGGAGGCTTGGCGCCCACGATGGGCCTTCAACTGGGACAGCAAGGACATTTATCAGCAGCGCTCAATGGAACTGGTCCGGGCAGAACACCCTGACTGGCCAGAAACTTTAGTGGAAGCAGAAGCCCAAGACCAGTTCCAGGAAGCTGCACAGGCCTGGATGGCAGGCACCCTCCAACTGGGGCAGGTACTGCGTCCCCGTGGCCTCTGGGGCTACTATGGCTTCCCTGACTGCTACAACTACGACTTTCTAAGTCCCAACTACACAGGCCAGTGCTCACTAAGCATCCGTGATCAGAATGACCAGCTAGGGTGGTTGTGGAACCAGAGCTATGCCCTTTACCCCAGTATTTACTTGCCTGCAGCACTGATGGGCACAGAGAAGTCGCAGATGTATGTTCGATACCGTGTGCAAGAGGCATTCCGTTTGGCTTTAGTTTCCAGAGACCCTCATGTCCCCATTATGCCCTACGTCCAAATCTTCTATGAAATGACAgattatcttctgcccctg GAGGAGCTGGAGCACAGCCTGGGAGAGAGTGCAGCCCAGGGAGCGGCAGGAGCAGTGCTCTGGATAAGCTCAGAAAAAACAAGTACCAAG GAGTCATGCCAAGCCATTAAAGCATACATGGATTCCACACTTGGACCCTTCATCCTGAACGTGACCAGTGCAGCTCTTTTGTGCAGCGAAGCTCTGTGTTCTGGCCGTGGTCGCTGTGTCCGCCATCCCAGTTACCCTGAGGCTCTCCTCACCCTCAACCCTGCCAGCTTCTCCATTGAGCCAACACATGATGGCAGACCCCTGAGCCTCAAGGGTACCCTCTCGCTTAAGGATCGGGCACAGATGGCTATGAAATTCAAGTGTCGATGCTACCGTGGATGGAGTGGAGAGTGGTGTAAGAAGCAGGATATGTAG
- the Hyal1 gene encoding hyaluronidase-1 isoform X1, whose amino-acid sequence MKPFSPEVSPDPCPATAAHFLRTYTLFLTLLELAQGCRGSMVSNRPFITVWNADTHWCLKDHGVDVDVSVFDVVANKEQNFQGPNMTIFYREELGTYPYYTPTGEPVFGGLPQNASLVTHLAHAFQDIKAAMPEPDFSGLAVIDWEAWRPRWAFNWDSKDIYQQRSMELVRAEHPDWPETLVEAEAQDQFQEAAQAWMAGTLQLGQEELEHSLGESAAQGAAGAVLWISSEKTSTKESCQAIKAYMDSTLGPFILNVTSAALLCSEALCSGRGRCVRHPSYPEALLTLNPASFSIEPTHDGRPLSLKGTLSLKDRAQMAMKFKCRCYRGWSGEWCKKQDM is encoded by the exons ATGAAGCCCTTCAGTCCTGAG GTTTCCCCAGACCCATGCCCTGCCACTGCAGCCCACTTCCTTCGCACCTACACACTCTTCCTGACTTTGCTGGAGTTGGCCCAAGGTTGCAGAGGTTCCATGGTATCCAACCGGCCGTTCATCACTGTTTGGAATGCAGACACTCACTGGTGCCTGAAGGACCATGGGGTGGATGTGGATGTCAGTGTCTTCGACGTGGTTGCCAACAAGGAGCAGAATTTCCAAGGCCCTAACATGACTATTTTCTACCGAGAGGAGTTGGGCACCTACCCCTACTATACACCCACCGGGGAACCCGTATTTGGAGGTCTGCCCCAGAATGCCAGCCTGGTTACCCACCTTGCTCACGCATTCCAGGACATCAAGGCTGCCATGCCTGAACCTGACTTCTCGGGACTGGCGGTCATTGATTGGGAGGCTTGGCGCCCACGATGGGCCTTCAACTGGGACAGCAAGGACATTTATCAGCAGCGCTCAATGGAACTGGTCCGGGCAGAACACCCTGACTGGCCAGAAACTTTAGTGGAAGCAGAAGCCCAAGACCAGTTCCAGGAAGCTGCACAGGCCTGGATGGCAGGCACCCTCCAACTGGGGCAG GAGGAGCTGGAGCACAGCCTGGGAGAGAGTGCAGCCCAGGGAGCGGCAGGAGCAGTGCTCTGGATAAGCTCAGAAAAAACAAGTACCAAG GAGTCATGCCAAGCCATTAAAGCATACATGGATTCCACACTTGGACCCTTCATCCTGAACGTGACCAGTGCAGCTCTTTTGTGCAGCGAAGCTCTGTGTTCTGGCCGTGGTCGCTGTGTCCGCCATCCCAGTTACCCTGAGGCTCTCCTCACCCTCAACCCTGCCAGCTTCTCCATTGAGCCAACACATGATGGCAGACCCCTGAGCCTCAAGGGTACCCTCTCGCTTAAGGATCGGGCACAGATGGCTATGAAATTCAAGTGTCGATGCTACCGTGGATGGAGTGGAGAGTGGTGTAAGAAGCAGGATATGTAG
- the Hyal3 gene encoding hyaluronidase-3 isoform X2 yields the protein MITQLGLTLVVGLTLCLVHVQALLQIPELPFSVLWNVPSARCKTRFGVHLPLDALGIIANHGQRFHGQNITIFYKNQFGLYPYFGPRGTAHNGGIPQAVSLDHHLAQAAHQILHNLGSSFAGLAVLDWEEWYPLWAGNWGTHRQVYQAASWAWAQQMFPDLNPQEQLHKAQTGFEQAARALMEHTLRLGQMLRPHGLWGFYRYPVCGNGWHNMASNYTGHCHPAIITRNTQLRWLWAASSALFPSIYLPPRLPPAYHQTFVRHRLEEAFRVALTGHAHPLPVLAYARLTHRSSGRFLSLEECWRLHDYLVGTLGPYVINVTKVATACSHQRCHGHGRCSWKDPGQMEAFLHLQPEDGLGAWKSFRCRCYLGWAGPTCLEPKP from the exons ATGATCACGCAGCTAGGCCTAACCCTGGTGGTGGGGTTAACCCTGTGCTTGGTACACGTCCAGGCTTTGCTGCAGATTCCTGAGCTTCCCTTTTCTGTGCTGTGGAATGTACCCTCAGCAAGATGTAAGACCCGCTTTGGTGTGCATCTGCCTCTCGATGCTCTTGGCATCATAGCCAACCATGGCCAGCGTTTTCATGGCCAAAACATCACCATCTTCTACAAGAACCAGTTCGGTCTTTATCCTTACTTTGGACCTAGAGGCACAGCCCACAATGGGGGAATCCCTCAGGCTGTGTCCCTAGACCACCACTTGGCACAAGCTGCCCACCAGATCCTCCACAACCTAGGATCTAGCTTTGCTGGCTTGGCAGTGCTGGACTGGGAAGAATGGTACCCACTCTGGGCTGGGAACTGGGGCACCCATCGACAAGTCTACCAGGCAGCCTCCTGGGCTTGGGCACAGCAGATGTTCCCTGACTTGAACCCTCAGGAACAGCTCCACAAAGCCCAAACTGGCTTTGAGCAGGCTGCCCGTGCACTGATGGAACACACACTGCGGCTGGGCCAGATGCTTCGCCCACATGGGCTCTGGGGCTTTTATCGATACCCAGTCTGTGGCAATGGCTGGCATAATATGGCTTCCAACTACACAGGCCACTGCCATCCAGCCATCATTACCCGAAACACCCAGCTGCGTTGGCTCTGGGCTGCCTCCAGTGCTCTCTTCCCTAGCATCTACCTCCCACCCAGACTTCCACCTGCCTACCATCAGACCTTTGTACGACACCGCCTGGAGGAGGCCTTCCGTGTAGCCCTCACTGGGCATGCCCATCCCCTACCTGTTCTGGCTTATGCTCGCCTCACACACCGGAGCTCTGGGAGATTCTTGTCTCTG GAAGAGTGCTGGCGTCTCCATGACTACCTAGTGGGCACTTTAGGCCCCTATGTGATCAACGTGACCAAGGTTGCCACAGCCTGCAGTCACCAGCGATGCCATGGCCACGGTCGCTGTTCCTGGAAAGACCCAGGACAAATGGAAGCCTTTCTACATCTGCAGCCAGAAGACGGTCTTGGAGCTTGGAAGTCCTTCAGATGCCGTTGTTACTTGGGCTGGGCTGGCCCTACCTGCCTGGAGCCTAAACCCTGA
- the Naa80 gene encoding N-alpha-acetyltransferase 80 isoform X2, whose protein sequence is MELILSTSPAKLTLDPACQPELTLRFNLTKLTLDPARQSELSLSPRLAELTLDSTCHPEMSLSPGPAELTGDPQHQAKESLVPKLAELTLEPVHCRPELMSACADLINDQWPRSRASRLHSLGQSSDAFPLCLMLLSPQPTPGAAPIVVGHARLSRVLDHPHSLLVETVVVARALRGRGFGRRLMEGLEAFARARGFQRLHLTTHDQLYFYAHLGYQLGEPVQGLAFTNRRLPTNVLRAFSKPPCPQPPCKAPVLAAQAIPRSSKGPPLPPPPPLPLTTSPPPSPEPLPQSPLETRYRDLKGCPIFWMEKDI, encoded by the coding sequence ATGGAGCTGATCCTGAGTACCAGCCCAGCAAAGCTGACTCTAGATCCTGCATGCCAGCCAGAGttgaccctgagattcaacctgaCCAAGCTAACCCTGGATCCTGCACGCCAGTCAGAGCTGTCGCTGAGTCCCAGACTAGCTGAGCTGACCCTGGATTCCACATGCCACCCAGAGATGAGCCTCAGTCCTGGCCCAGCTGAGCTTACCGGGGATCCTCAACACCAGGCAAAGGAGAGCCTGGTCCCCAAGCTGGCTGAATTGACCCTGGAGCCTGTGCACTGCCGACCGGAGCTCATGAGTGCCTGTGCTGACCTCATCAATGACCAGTGGCCCCGCAGTCGCGCCTCCCgtctccactccctgggccagtcTTCAGACGCCTTCCCCCTCTGCTTGATGCTGCTGAGCCCTCAGCCCACACCTGGAGCAGCCCCTATTGTGGTGGGCCATGCCCGCTTATCACGGGTACTGGACCATCCCCACAGCCTCTTAGTGGAGACAGTGGTGGTAGCCCGGGCTCTGAGGGGCCGTGGCTTTGGCCGCCGCCTCATGGAGGGCTTGGAGGCCTTTGCCCGAGCCCGGGGTTTCCAACGGCTGCACCTCACCACTCATGATCAGCTATATTTCTACGCCCATCTGGGCTACCAACTGGGTGAGCCTGTGCAGGGTTTGGCCTTTACCAACCGTCGGCTGCCCACCAATGTCCTACGTGCCTTCTCTAAGCCACCCTGTCCCCAACCACCCTGCAAGGCGCCTGTCCTAGCTGCCCAAGCTATCCCAAGGAGCTCCAAGGGACCCCCattgccaccaccacctcctctgcctctgaccACCTCACCCCCTCCTTCACCCGAGCCCCTTCCTCAAAGCCCGTTAGAGACACGATATCGAGATCTGAAGGGGTGCCCTATATTCTGGATGGAAAAAGACATCTGA
- the Naa80 gene encoding N-alpha-acetyltransferase 80 isoform X1 produces the protein MQELTLSPGPVKLTPTLDPVHRMELILSTSPAKLTLDPACQPELTLRFNLTKLTLDPARQSELSLSPRLAELTLDSTCHPEMSLSPGPAELTGDPQHQAKESLVPKLAELTLEPVHCRPELMSACADLINDQWPRSRASRLHSLGQSSDAFPLCLMLLSPQPTPGAAPIVVGHARLSRVLDHPHSLLVETVVVARALRGRGFGRRLMEGLEAFARARGFQRLHLTTHDQLYFYAHLGYQLGEPVQGLAFTNRRLPTNVLRAFSKPPCPQPPCKAPVLAAQAIPRSSKGPPLPPPPPLPLTTSPPPSPEPLPQSPLETRYRDLKGCPIFWMEKDI, from the exons AT GCAAGAGCTGACTCTGAGCCCTGGCCCAGTCAAGCTGACCCCTACCTTAGACCCCGTGCACCGGATGGAGCTGATCCTGAGTACCAGCCCAGCAAAGCTGACTCTAGATCCTGCATGCCAGCCAGAGttgaccctgagattcaacctgaCCAAGCTAACCCTGGATCCTGCACGCCAGTCAGAGCTGTCGCTGAGTCCCAGACTAGCTGAGCTGACCCTGGATTCCACATGCCACCCAGAGATGAGCCTCAGTCCTGGCCCAGCTGAGCTTACCGGGGATCCTCAACACCAGGCAAAGGAGAGCCTGGTCCCCAAGCTGGCTGAATTGACCCTGGAGCCTGTGCACTGCCGACCGGAGCTCATGAGTGCCTGTGCTGACCTCATCAATGACCAGTGGCCCCGCAGTCGCGCCTCCCgtctccactccctgggccagtcTTCAGACGCCTTCCCCCTCTGCTTGATGCTGCTGAGCCCTCAGCCCACACCTGGAGCAGCCCCTATTGTGGTGGGCCATGCCCGCTTATCACGGGTACTGGACCATCCCCACAGCCTCTTAGTGGAGACAGTGGTGGTAGCCCGGGCTCTGAGGGGCCGTGGCTTTGGCCGCCGCCTCATGGAGGGCTTGGAGGCCTTTGCCCGAGCCCGGGGTTTCCAACGGCTGCACCTCACCACTCATGATCAGCTATATTTCTACGCCCATCTGGGCTACCAACTGGGTGAGCCTGTGCAGGGTTTGGCCTTTACCAACCGTCGGCTGCCCACCAATGTCCTACGTGCCTTCTCTAAGCCACCCTGTCCCCAACCACCCTGCAAGGCGCCTGTCCTAGCTGCCCAAGCTATCCCAAGGAGCTCCAAGGGACCCCCattgccaccaccacctcctctgcctctgaccACCTCACCCCCTCCTTCACCCGAGCCCCTTCCTCAAAGCCCGTTAGAGACACGATATCGAGATCTGAAGGGGTGCCCTATATTCTGGATGGAAAAAGACATCTGA
- the Hyal3 gene encoding hyaluronidase-3 isoform X1 has product MITQLGLTLVVGLTLCLVHVQALLQIPELPFSVLWNVPSARCKTRFGVHLPLDALGIIANHGQRFHGQNITIFYKNQFGLYPYFGPRGTAHNGGIPQAVSLDHHLAQAAHQILHNLGSSFAGLAVLDWEEWYPLWAGNWGTHRQVYQAASWAWAQQMFPDLNPQEQLHKAQTGFEQAARALMEHTLRLGQMLRPHGLWGFYRYPVCGNGWHNMASNYTGHCHPAIITRNTQLRWLWAASSALFPSIYLPPRLPPAYHQTFVRHRLEEAFRVALTGHAHPLPVLAYARLTHRSSGRFLSLDDLMQTIGVSAALGAAGVVLWGDLSVSSSEEECWRLHDYLVGTLGPYVINVTKVATACSHQRCHGHGRCSWKDPGQMEAFLHLQPEDGLGAWKSFRCRCYLGWAGPTCLEPKP; this is encoded by the exons ATGATCACGCAGCTAGGCCTAACCCTGGTGGTGGGGTTAACCCTGTGCTTGGTACACGTCCAGGCTTTGCTGCAGATTCCTGAGCTTCCCTTTTCTGTGCTGTGGAATGTACCCTCAGCAAGATGTAAGACCCGCTTTGGTGTGCATCTGCCTCTCGATGCTCTTGGCATCATAGCCAACCATGGCCAGCGTTTTCATGGCCAAAACATCACCATCTTCTACAAGAACCAGTTCGGTCTTTATCCTTACTTTGGACCTAGAGGCACAGCCCACAATGGGGGAATCCCTCAGGCTGTGTCCCTAGACCACCACTTGGCACAAGCTGCCCACCAGATCCTCCACAACCTAGGATCTAGCTTTGCTGGCTTGGCAGTGCTGGACTGGGAAGAATGGTACCCACTCTGGGCTGGGAACTGGGGCACCCATCGACAAGTCTACCAGGCAGCCTCCTGGGCTTGGGCACAGCAGATGTTCCCTGACTTGAACCCTCAGGAACAGCTCCACAAAGCCCAAACTGGCTTTGAGCAGGCTGCCCGTGCACTGATGGAACACACACTGCGGCTGGGCCAGATGCTTCGCCCACATGGGCTCTGGGGCTTTTATCGATACCCAGTCTGTGGCAATGGCTGGCATAATATGGCTTCCAACTACACAGGCCACTGCCATCCAGCCATCATTACCCGAAACACCCAGCTGCGTTGGCTCTGGGCTGCCTCCAGTGCTCTCTTCCCTAGCATCTACCTCCCACCCAGACTTCCACCTGCCTACCATCAGACCTTTGTACGACACCGCCTGGAGGAGGCCTTCCGTGTAGCCCTCACTGGGCATGCCCATCCCCTACCTGTTCTGGCTTATGCTCGCCTCACACACCGGAGCTCTGGGAGATTCTTGTCTCTG GATGACCTGATGCAGACTATTGGTGTGAGTGCAGCACTGGGAGCAGCTGGCGTAGTGCTCTGGGGGGACCTGAGTGTTTCTAGCTCTGAG GAAGAGTGCTGGCGTCTCCATGACTACCTAGTGGGCACTTTAGGCCCCTATGTGATCAACGTGACCAAGGTTGCCACAGCCTGCAGTCACCAGCGATGCCATGGCCACGGTCGCTGTTCCTGGAAAGACCCAGGACAAATGGAAGCCTTTCTACATCTGCAGCCAGAAGACGGTCTTGGAGCTTGGAAGTCCTTCAGATGCCGTTGTTACTTGGGCTGGGCTGGCCCTACCTGCCTGGAGCCTAAACCCTGA